One part of the Streptomyces ferrugineus genome encodes these proteins:
- a CDS encoding AAA family ATPase, whose product MTTYDDRASLTDLTATVERVRSSVEGVIEGKPEVVRLSLTVLLAEGHLLIEDVPGVGKTMLAKALARSIDCSVRRIQFTPDLLPSDITGVSIWDQQRKDFEFKPGAIFAQIVIGDEINRASPKTQSALLESMEERQVTIDGQTYELPSPFMVVATQNPVEMEGTYPLPEAQRDRFMARVSVGYPSVEAELQMLDVHGGVSPLEDLQPVAHAHDIVKLIDAVRGVHVAEPVRRYAVDLVAATRTHPDLRLGASPRATLHLLRAAKASAALSGREYALPDDVQALAVAVLAHRLLPTAQAQLNRRTSEQVVQEILQRTPVPAAPQQQSGLGGLSRGTASYGQQPPRRL is encoded by the coding sequence GTGACGACCTATGACGATCGAGCGAGCCTCACTGATCTGACTGCCACTGTGGAGCGGGTCCGCAGTTCGGTGGAGGGTGTGATCGAGGGCAAGCCCGAGGTCGTACGGCTTTCGCTGACCGTACTGCTCGCCGAGGGACATCTTCTGATCGAGGATGTTCCCGGTGTGGGCAAGACGATGCTGGCGAAGGCGCTGGCGCGGTCCATCGACTGTTCGGTAAGGCGTATCCAGTTCACACCGGACCTGCTGCCCTCGGACATCACGGGTGTGTCCATCTGGGACCAGCAGCGCAAGGACTTCGAGTTCAAGCCCGGCGCGATCTTCGCGCAGATCGTGATCGGCGACGAGATCAACCGCGCCTCGCCGAAGACGCAGTCCGCGCTCCTGGAGTCCATGGAGGAGCGCCAGGTCACGATCGACGGGCAGACCTACGAGCTGCCGAGCCCCTTCATGGTGGTCGCCACGCAGAACCCGGTCGAGATGGAGGGCACCTACCCGCTGCCCGAGGCCCAGCGCGACCGCTTCATGGCCCGTGTCTCCGTCGGCTACCCCAGCGTGGAGGCCGAGCTGCAGATGCTGGACGTGCACGGAGGTGTCTCCCCGCTGGAGGACCTGCAGCCGGTGGCGCACGCGCACGACATCGTGAAGCTGATCGACGCGGTGCGCGGCGTGCATGTCGCCGAGCCGGTCCGCCGGTACGCGGTGGACCTGGTCGCGGCCACCCGCACCCACCCCGATCTCAGACTCGGCGCCTCCCCGCGCGCGACGCTGCATCTGCTGCGCGCAGCGAAGGCGTCGGCGGCCCTGAGCGGCCGGGAGTACGCGCTCCCGGACGACGTGCAGGCCCTCGCTGTGGCCGTCCTGGCGCACCGTCTGCTGCCCACCGCGCAGGCCCAGCTCAACCGGCGCACCTCCGAGCAGGTCGTCCAGGAGATCCTCCAGCGCACCCCGGTGCCCGCCGCGCCGCAGCAGCAGAGCGGCTTGGGCGGCCTGAGCCGCGGCACCGCGTCGTACGGCCAGCAGCCGCCGCGGAGGCTGTGA
- a CDS encoding transglutaminase TgpA family protein — protein sequence MSGRTRMALCAAAATLMASCALLPLVSPVTWLMQAVFLLAIQTSVGMAARRVPLARPLTVAAQALVALMLLTLTFANQQAIIGVIPGPEAFRHFADLLQTGGDDVSRYSIPAPLSDGIRLMLIGGVLVIGLAVDTLAVTFRSAAPAGLPLLALYSVAAGLSDGGADWLWFLVAAMGYLMLLLAEGRDRLSQWGRVFGGAPRTPGGEPTGAVAPVRTGRRIGVVALGIALVVPLALPAMNGGLLDAAGAGVGPGSGRGGTVSAVNPLVSLRDSLNVDEDREVMSLKTNTADLSNLYLRIVSLDDFDGTTWEPAKRNIEAVPDKFPTPIGLGPDVRRAEVETTISAADWYAQNWLPMPYPPSGVDIDGRWRYEPLGMTVVGDRRQTTRGATYTVRSLDVQPTAEQLADAPEPPAALKREFTELPGSLPAVVAETAREVTKGATSHYQQAVKLQDYFAITGGFQYDTNVKVGSGRTAIARFLRDKQGFCVHFSFAMAAMARSLDIPARVAVGFAPGTPQGDNSVSVGLRDAHAWPELYFEGVGWTRFEPTPTRGSAPSYTLSDTPGSTVPDVARPSQSTSTGPSATPSTSESCAGQNPQLCASESPQAALPSGGDGPKWYVLLAWVLGGAAALLIPSAPMLWRLRTRAVRLGAHGRTEADIPLHALAVWQELTDTAWDFGIPPDDSQTPRKTAARIVRLGHLDPPAAASVHRVADAVEQVLYAPSPRPTAGLAEDVRRVRSDLRSKATWTTKVRALLAPRSSVRVVWALSEWWTDVKRRAIAARPTLRRPSTPGQQG from the coding sequence ATGAGCGGGCGGACACGGATGGCGCTGTGCGCCGCGGCGGCCACGCTGATGGCCTCGTGCGCCCTGCTGCCGCTGGTCTCCCCGGTCACCTGGCTGATGCAGGCGGTCTTCCTGCTGGCGATCCAGACGAGCGTGGGCATGGCGGCCCGACGGGTGCCGCTGGCCCGTCCCCTGACGGTGGCCGCGCAGGCGCTGGTCGCGCTGATGCTGCTGACCCTGACCTTCGCCAACCAGCAGGCGATCATCGGGGTGATCCCCGGGCCGGAGGCCTTCCGGCACTTCGCCGACCTGCTGCAGACCGGCGGGGACGACGTCAGCCGGTACTCGATCCCGGCGCCGCTGTCCGACGGCATCCGGCTGATGCTGATCGGCGGGGTCCTCGTCATCGGCCTGGCGGTGGACACCCTCGCGGTGACGTTCCGCAGCGCCGCGCCGGCCGGGCTGCCCCTGCTGGCGCTGTACTCCGTGGCGGCGGGACTGTCCGACGGCGGTGCGGACTGGCTGTGGTTCCTGGTCGCCGCCATGGGCTATCTGATGCTGCTCCTGGCCGAGGGCCGCGACCGGCTCTCGCAGTGGGGCCGGGTCTTCGGCGGGGCGCCCCGGACGCCGGGCGGGGAACCCACCGGCGCGGTGGCACCGGTCCGCACCGGGCGCCGTATCGGCGTGGTCGCGCTGGGCATCGCCCTGGTGGTGCCGCTCGCCCTGCCCGCCATGAACGGCGGGCTGCTGGACGCCGCCGGCGCGGGTGTGGGCCCGGGCAGCGGCAGGGGCGGCACGGTCTCCGCGGTGAACCCGCTGGTGTCACTGCGCGACAGTCTGAACGTGGACGAGGACCGCGAGGTCATGTCCCTGAAGACCAACACGGCGGACCTGTCGAACCTGTACCTGCGGATCGTGTCCCTGGACGACTTCGACGGCACCACCTGGGAGCCGGCCAAGCGCAACATCGAGGCCGTCCCCGACAAGTTCCCCACGCCCATCGGCCTGGGCCCGGACGTCCGGCGCGCGGAGGTCGAGACGACCATCTCGGCGGCGGACTGGTACGCCCAGAACTGGCTGCCGATGCCATACCCGCCGAGCGGTGTGGACATCGACGGCAGGTGGCGGTACGAACCGCTGGGCATGACGGTGGTCGGCGATCGCCGCCAGACCACGCGCGGGGCGACGTACACCGTGCGCAGCCTCGATGTGCAGCCGACGGCGGAGCAGCTCGCCGACGCGCCGGAGCCGCCGGCCGCGCTGAAGCGCGAGTTCACCGAGCTGCCCGGCTCGCTGCCCGCGGTGGTCGCCGAGACCGCGCGCGAGGTCACCAAGGGCGCGACCAGCCACTACCAGCAGGCGGTCAAGCTCCAGGACTACTTCGCCATCACGGGCGGCTTCCAGTACGACACCAACGTCAAGGTCGGCAGCGGCCGCACGGCGATCGCCCGGTTCCTGCGGGACAAGCAGGGCTTCTGCGTCCACTTCTCGTTCGCGATGGCGGCGATGGCCCGCTCGCTGGACATACCGGCGCGGGTCGCGGTGGGCTTCGCGCCCGGTACCCCGCAGGGCGACAACTCCGTCTCGGTGGGGCTGAGGGACGCGCACGCCTGGCCCGAGCTGTACTTCGAGGGCGTGGGCTGGACCCGCTTCGAGCCGACGCCGACCCGTGGCTCGGCGCCGTCGTACACCCTGTCGGACACGCCGGGCTCGACGGTCCCGGACGTGGCGCGGCCCTCGCAGTCGACGAGCACCGGGCCCTCCGCCACCCCCTCGACCAGCGAGAGCTGCGCCGGGCAGAACCCGCAGCTGTGCGCGAGCGAGTCGCCTCAGGCCGCGCTGCCGTCCGGCGGTGACGGCCCGAAGTGGTACGTCCTGCTGGCGTGGGTGCTCGGTGGCGCGGCGGCGCTGCTGATCCCCTCGGCGCCGATGCTGTGGCGGCTACGGACGAGAGCGGTGAGGCTGGGGGCACATGGGCGTACGGAGGCGGACATACCGCTGCACGCCCTGGCGGTCTGGCAGGAACTGACCGACACCGCCTGGGACTTCGGCATCCCGCCGGACGACTCCCAGACGCCCCGCAAGACCGCCGCCCGCATCGTCCGGCTGGGCCACCTCGACCCCCCGGCGGCGGCCTCGGTCCATCGAGTCGCCGACGCGGTCGAACAGGTCCTCTACGCCCCGAGTCCCCGTCCGACGGCCGGCCTCGCGGAGGACGTCCGCCGTGTGCGGTCCGACCTGCGGTCCAAGGCCACATGGACGACGAAGGTGCGCGCCCTGCTGGCGCCACGGTCCAGCGTGCGGGTGGTCTGGGCGCTGTCGGAGTGGTGGACCGACGTCAAGCGCCGCGCGATCGCGGCCCGACCGACGCTGCGCCGGCCTTCGACTCCGGGGCAGCAGGGGTGA
- the rsmH gene encoding 16S rRNA (cytosine(1402)-N(4))-methyltransferase RsmH yields MSQRRHVPVMLQRCLDLLAPALQRPGAVVVDCTLGLGGHSEALLTRFPEARLVALDRDKEALRLSAERLGPYGERATLVHAVYDELPEVLARLGIPRVQGVLFDLGVSSMQLDEADRGFAYAQDAPLDMRMDQTAGISAAEVLNTYPAGELVRILRAYGEEKQAKRIVAAIVREREKEPFSNSARLVELIRDALPQAAKRTGGNPAKRTFQALRIEVNGELSVLERAIPAAVAALAVGGRIAVLSYHSLEDRLVKQVFAAGAATTAPPGLPVVPEQYQPRLKLLTRGAELPTEEEVAENRRAAPARLRGAERIRESIE; encoded by the coding sequence TTGAGTCAGCGTCGACATGTCCCGGTGATGCTCCAGCGGTGCCTGGACCTGTTGGCCCCCGCCCTGCAGCGGCCGGGAGCGGTGGTCGTCGACTGCACGCTCGGGCTCGGCGGCCACAGCGAGGCCCTTCTGACGCGGTTCCCCGAGGCCCGGCTCGTCGCCCTGGACCGCGACAAGGAGGCCCTGCGCCTGTCCGCCGAGCGGCTCGGCCCGTACGGCGAGCGCGCGACCCTCGTGCACGCCGTCTACGACGAGCTCCCGGAGGTCCTGGCCAGGCTCGGCATCCCGCGCGTACAGGGCGTCCTGTTCGACCTCGGCGTCTCCTCCATGCAGCTCGACGAGGCCGACCGCGGCTTCGCCTACGCCCAGGACGCCCCCCTCGACATGCGCATGGACCAGACGGCCGGCATCAGCGCCGCCGAGGTCCTCAACACCTACCCGGCCGGTGAGCTGGTGCGGATCCTGCGCGCGTACGGCGAGGAGAAGCAGGCCAAGCGGATCGTGGCCGCCATCGTGCGCGAGCGGGAGAAGGAGCCGTTCAGCAACAGCGCCCGGCTCGTGGAGCTGATCCGCGACGCGCTGCCGCAGGCCGCCAAGCGCACCGGCGGCAACCCGGCCAAGCGCACCTTCCAGGCGCTGCGCATCGAGGTGAACGGCGAGCTGTCCGTCCTGGAGCGGGCGATCCCGGCCGCCGTGGCCGCTCTCGCCGTCGGCGGGCGGATCGCGGTGCTGTCGTACCACTCGCTGGAGGACCGGCTGGTCAAGCAGGTGTTCGCGGCCGGCGCCGCCACCACCGCGCCGCCGGGGCTGCCCGTCGTCCCCGAGCAGTACCAGCCGCGGCTCAAGCTGCTGACGCGCGGTGCCGAACTTCCCACCGAGGAAGAGGTCGCCGAGAACCGGCGCGCGGCACCCGCGCGTCTGCGCGGTGCCGAGCGCATCAGGGAGTCCATCGAATGA
- a CDS encoding beta-class carbonic anhydrase, with the protein MTTSASVPTEPEGAIRGGTVTDRLVDANERYASAFTDPGMDARPVLHVAVVACMDARLDLHAALGLELGDCHTIRNAGGVVTDDVIRSLTISQRALGTRSVVLIHHTGCGLETLTEDFRHDLEMEVGQRPAWAVESFRDVDQDVRQSMQRVRTSPFLLHTDDVRGFVFDVRTGLLREIDPT; encoded by the coding sequence ATGACGACTTCCGCATCTGTTCCCACCGAGCCCGAAGGCGCCATACGCGGCGGTACGGTGACCGACCGCCTCGTCGACGCGAACGAGCGGTACGCCTCCGCCTTCACCGACCCCGGGATGGACGCCCGTCCCGTCCTGCACGTCGCCGTCGTGGCCTGCATGGACGCCCGTCTCGACCTGCACGCCGCGCTGGGCCTGGAGCTCGGCGACTGCCACACCATCCGCAACGCGGGCGGCGTCGTCACCGACGACGTGATCCGCTCCCTGACCATCAGCCAGCGGGCGCTGGGCACCCGCAGTGTGGTCCTCATCCACCACACCGGCTGCGGCCTGGAGACCCTCACCGAGGACTTCCGGCACGACCTGGAGATGGAGGTCGGCCAGCGGCCCGCCTGGGCGGTGGAGTCCTTCCGGGACGTCGACCAGGACGTTCGGCAGTCGATGCAGCGGGTGCGCACCTCGCCGTTCCTGCTGCACACCGACGATGTGCGCGGCTTCGTCTTCGACGTGCGGACGGGCCTGCTGCGCGAGATCGACCCCACGTAA
- a CDS encoding DUF58 domain-containing protein translates to MTSGSTGQTEADRGDQSGIRTALAGLTTRGRSFLAAGVAAAVCAYVLGQSDLLRVGLLLAVLPLVCAAVLYRTRYRVAGSRRLSPARVPASSEARVHLRMDNVSRLPTGLLMLQDRVPYVLGPRPRFVLDRVEPGGRREVSYRVRSDLRGRYPLGPLQLRLSDPFGMCELTRSFSTYDTLTVIPRVEPLPPVRFSGEAKGYGDGRQRSLALAGEDDVIPRGYRYGDDLRRVHWRSTARYGELMVRREEQPQRSRCTVLLDTRGLAFQGAGPDSAFEWAVSGTASVLVHMLERGFSVRLLTDTGSSVPGEGADGFAGANQESADAAGLMMDTLAVIDHSDGTGLSRAYDVLRGGNEGLLVGFFGDLDEEQAAVAAKMRQRSGGAVAFVLDSGAWVREPTDVPGALDRSEERLRMLREAGWTALSVPRGASLNDLWRQADRARTDAAAAGGVRGEGGAA, encoded by the coding sequence ATGACCTCCGGCAGTACGGGCCAGACCGAGGCGGACCGCGGCGACCAGAGCGGCATCCGCACCGCCCTGGCCGGTCTGACCACGCGCGGCCGCTCCTTCCTCGCCGCCGGGGTCGCGGCCGCCGTCTGCGCCTACGTCCTGGGCCAGAGCGACCTGCTGCGCGTCGGACTGCTGCTCGCGGTGCTGCCACTGGTCTGCGCGGCGGTGCTGTACCGCACCCGCTACCGGGTCGCGGGCAGCCGCCGGCTCTCCCCCGCGCGCGTGCCCGCGAGCAGCGAGGCCCGGGTGCATCTGCGGATGGACAACGTCTCCCGGCTGCCCACCGGCCTGCTGATGCTCCAGGACCGGGTGCCCTACGTCCTCGGCCCGCGTCCCCGCTTCGTGCTCGACCGGGTCGAGCCGGGCGGCCGCCGCGAGGTGTCCTACCGGGTCCGCTCCGACCTGCGCGGCCGCTATCCGCTGGGCCCGCTGCAACTGCGCCTGAGCGACCCGTTCGGCATGTGCGAGCTGACCCGCTCCTTCTCCACGTACGACACCCTCACGGTCATCCCGCGGGTGGAGCCGCTGCCGCCGGTGCGCTTCAGCGGGGAGGCGAAGGGGTACGGCGACGGCCGGCAGCGCTCGCTCGCGCTGGCCGGCGAGGACGACGTGATCCCGCGCGGCTACCGCTACGGCGACGACCTGCGCCGCGTCCACTGGCGCTCCACCGCGCGCTACGGCGAGCTGATGGTGCGCCGCGAGGAGCAGCCGCAGCGCTCCCGGTGCACGGTGCTCCTTGACACCCGGGGCCTGGCCTTCCAGGGCGCGGGCCCGGACTCGGCCTTCGAGTGGGCGGTGTCGGGCACGGCGTCCGTACTGGTGCACATGCTGGAGCGGGGCTTCTCCGTCCGGCTGCTGACCGACACCGGCAGCTCGGTGCCCGGCGAGGGCGCCGACGGGTTCGCGGGCGCCAACCAGGAGTCGGCGGACGCGGCCGGGCTGATGATGGACACCCTCGCGGTGATCGACCACTCCGACGGCACGGGTCTGTCGCGGGCGTACGACGTGCTGCGCGGCGGCAACGAGGGGCTGCTGGTCGGCTTCTTCGGCGACCTCGACGAGGAGCAGGCGGCGGTGGCCGCCAAGATGCGGCAGCGCAGCGGGGGCGCGGTGGCGTTCGTGTTGGACAGCGGGGCCTGGGTGCGGGAACCGACGGATGTGCCCGGCGCGTTGGACAGGAGCGAGGAGCGGCTGCGGATGCTGCGGGAGGCGGGCTGGACGGCCCTGAGCGTGCCGCGGGGCGCTTCGCTGAACGACCTGTGGCGCCAGGCGGACCGAGCGCGTACGGACGCCGCGGCGGCCGGTGGCGTGCGGGGCGAGGGGGGAGCGGCATGA
- a CDS encoding SAV_6107 family HEPN domain-containing protein, whose amino-acid sequence MASYHAAAARRRRATGPAPSLTGPASDVHPVLRRTTAPPAALDLLAQARAGLDEATVLETPNERYATAHLAALRTAAAVLAARGRPEPTSRRRARIRSAWEVLPEIAPELTEWSALFASGARRRARAEAGIQGAASRRDADDLIRDVAMFLRLVERMLVLQPVLPQPRQDVDASAEETGDRQQARDDMPDAG is encoded by the coding sequence ATGGCCAGCTACCACGCAGCCGCCGCGCGTCGGCGCCGCGCCACCGGCCCTGCCCCCTCACTGACCGGCCCGGCGAGCGACGTGCACCCCGTGCTCCGCCGGACCACGGCCCCGCCCGCCGCCCTCGACCTGCTCGCCCAGGCCCGTGCCGGACTCGACGAGGCCACCGTTCTGGAAACGCCGAACGAGCGCTATGCCACCGCCCACCTCGCCGCCCTGCGCACCGCCGCCGCCGTGCTCGCGGCGCGAGGGCGTCCGGAGCCGACGTCCAGGCGCCGGGCACGCATCAGGAGCGCTTGGGAAGTGCTCCCCGAGATAGCGCCCGAACTCACCGAGTGGAGCGCCCTGTTCGCCTCGGGCGCCCGGCGCCGCGCCCGGGCCGAGGCGGGCATCCAGGGCGCGGCCAGCCGCCGGGACGCCGACGACCTGATACGGGACGTGGCGATGTTCCTGCGCCTCGTCGAGCGGATGCTGGTGCTCCAGCCGGTCCTGCCGCAGCCGCGCCAGGACGTGGACGCGTCCGCGGAGGAGACGGGCGACAGACAGCAGGCGCGCGACGACATGCCGGACGCCGGCTGA
- a CDS encoding DUF3040 domain-containing protein, with protein MPLSEHEQRMLEQMERALYAEDPKFATALEGSGLRTYTRRRVYQAVAGFLVGIALLMAGMVAKQVWLSVVGFLVMLGCAVLAVTGWRKAPKPGEQPAAGAGPQARRQPRQKRGLMDRIEQRWQRRRDEQGGH; from the coding sequence GTGCCGCTCTCGGAGCACGAGCAGCGAATGCTCGAGCAGATGGAGCGAGCGCTGTACGCCGAAGATCCCAAGTTCGCGACAGCGCTTGAGGGAAGCGGGCTGCGTACGTACACCCGGCGACGGGTCTACCAGGCGGTCGCGGGCTTCCTCGTAGGTATCGCGCTCCTCATGGCTGGAATGGTCGCCAAGCAGGTGTGGCTCAGCGTGGTGGGCTTCCTCGTCATGCTGGGCTGTGCGGTACTCGCCGTGACCGGTTGGCGCAAGGCCCCCAAGCCGGGCGAACAGCCCGCCGCGGGGGCAGGGCCGCAGGCTCGCCGCCAGCCACGTCAGAAGCGCGGCCTGATGGACCGCATCGAACAGCGCTGGCAGCGTCGCCGTGACGAACAGGGCGGCCACTAG
- a CDS encoding class I SAM-dependent methyltransferase, giving the protein MSDPMRPPVAHHHPQTASLRSDPSRPRAALRTAVVWEVLQDALDRRAKATGRQALDVLDTGGGSGNFAVPLARLGHRVTVVDPSPNALFALERRAAEAEVADRVTGVQGDVHGLFDVVERGGYDVVLCHGVLEYVDDPAEGVRNAVAALRSEGVLSLLAAGLGGAVLARALAGHFKEAKQALEDPDGRWGHGDPMPRRFTADQLTGLVERAGLRVGAVHGVRVFADLVPGVLVDTEPGALEALLKLEEAAAELSAFHAVATQLHVLGETGETAEA; this is encoded by the coding sequence GTGTCGGACCCGATGCGCCCACCCGTCGCCCACCACCACCCTCAAACGGCGTCGCTGCGCTCCGACCCCTCCCGACCCCGCGCAGCCCTCCGTACCGCCGTGGTCTGGGAGGTGCTCCAGGACGCCCTGGACCGCCGGGCCAAGGCCACGGGTCGTCAGGCGCTGGACGTCCTCGACACGGGGGGCGGCAGCGGCAACTTCGCCGTGCCCCTGGCCCGCCTCGGCCACCGCGTCACCGTCGTCGACCCCAGCCCGAACGCGCTCTTCGCCCTGGAGCGGCGCGCCGCCGAGGCCGAGGTCGCCGACCGGGTGACGGGCGTGCAGGGAGACGTCCACGGCCTGTTCGACGTGGTCGAGCGCGGCGGGTACGACGTCGTGCTGTGCCACGGCGTCCTGGAGTACGTCGACGACCCCGCCGAGGGCGTGCGCAACGCGGTGGCCGCCCTGCGCTCCGAGGGCGTCCTCAGCCTGCTCGCCGCCGGTCTCGGCGGTGCCGTGCTGGCGCGGGCCCTCGCCGGTCACTTCAAGGAGGCCAAGCAGGCCCTGGAGGACCCCGACGGCCGCTGGGGCCACGGCGACCCCATGCCGCGCCGGTTCACCGCCGACCAGCTCACCGGGCTCGTCGAGCGGGCCGGGCTCAGGGTCGGCGCCGTGCACGGGGTGCGGGTCTTCGCCGACCTGGTCCCCGGGGTGCTGGTGGACACCGAGCCGGGGGCGCTGGAGGCGCTGCTGAAGCTGGAGGAGGCGGCGGCCGAGCTGTCCGCCTTCCACGCCGTGGCCACCCAGCTGCATGTGCTCGGCGAGACGGGGGAGACCGCGGAGGCCTGA